One genomic window of Paenibacillus xylanilyticus includes the following:
- a CDS encoding response regulator transcription factor: MKLSTGIKILLADDEPHILQFLELGLSNEGFDVRTAPDGAAALELALEFRPHMAILDVMMPEMDGFEVVERLRKTGAQMGVIMLTAKDEVENRVKGLWLGADDYMIKPFAFDELLARIQARLRNQFPLLIGAVTHGPFRIDDQRKEITYHDQILELSPTEYELLKFIVLNHGIVLSKATILSRVWGYDFGGEENIVEVYIRSLRDKLGDKEHKLIRTLRGVGYRVDL, encoded by the coding sequence ATGAAGTTAAGTACAGGGATAAAAATCCTTTTGGCGGATGATGAACCACATATTTTGCAATTTTTGGAGCTTGGATTGAGTAATGAGGGCTTCGATGTACGCACGGCTCCGGATGGCGCTGCAGCGCTAGAACTCGCACTTGAGTTCCGTCCGCATATGGCCATATTGGACGTCATGATGCCGGAAATGGATGGATTCGAGGTGGTTGAACGTCTGCGCAAGACTGGAGCCCAGATGGGAGTCATCATGCTCACAGCAAAGGACGAAGTCGAGAACCGTGTTAAAGGTCTGTGGCTTGGTGCTGATGATTATATGATCAAGCCCTTTGCCTTCGATGAGCTGCTCGCCCGGATTCAGGCAAGACTGCGTAATCAGTTTCCATTGCTCATTGGGGCCGTAACACATGGTCCTTTCCGAATCGACGATCAGCGCAAGGAGATTACCTATCATGATCAGATTCTTGAGTTGTCCCCTACCGAATATGAATTATTGAAGTTCATTGTGCTGAACCACGGTATCGTGCTAAGCAAGGCGACCATTCTTAGTCGTGTGTGGGGGTATGATTTTGGCGGAGAAGAAAATATTGTCGAGGTCTATATACGATCACTGCGTGACAAACTTGGGGATAAAGAGCACAAACTCATTCGCACTCTTCGAGGTGTTGGATATCGAGTGGATCTCTGA